A genome region from Gopherus flavomarginatus isolate rGopFla2 chromosome 9, rGopFla2.mat.asm, whole genome shotgun sequence includes the following:
- the FOXB1 gene encoding forkhead box protein B1: protein MPRPGRNTYSDQKPPYSYISLTAMAIQSSPEKMLPLSEIYKFIMDRFPYYRENTQRWQNSLRHNLSFNDCFIKIPRRPDQPGKGSFWALHPSCGDMFENGSFLRRRKRFKVLKSDHLAPSKPADAAQYLQQQAKLRLSALAAGGPHLPQMSGYSLGVSQPSGFKHPFAIENIIAREYKMPGGLAFSAMQPMPAAYPLPNQLTTVGSSIGTGWPHMYSPGMIDTATPISMASSDYSAYGVPLKPLCHGGQNLPAIPVPIKPTPAAVPALPALPAPIPTLLSNSPPSLSPTSSQTATSQSSPATPSETLTSPASALHSVAVH from the coding sequence ATGCCTCGCCCGGGCAGGAACACGTACAGCGACCAGAAGCCGCCCTACTCCTACATCTCGCTGACGGCCATGGCCATCCAGAGCTCGCCGGAGAAGATGCTGCCCCTGAGCGAGATCTACAAGTTCATCATGGACCGCTTCCCCTACTACCGGGAGAACACGCAGCGCTGGCAGAACTCCCTGCGCCACAACCTCTCCTTCAACGACTGCTTCATCAAGATCCCGCGCCGGCCCGACCAGCCGGGCAAGGGCAGCTTCTGGGCGCTGCACCCGAGCTGCGGGGACATGTTCGAGAACGGCAGCTTCCTGCGGCGCCGCAAGCGCTTCAAGGTGCTCAAGTCCGACCACCTGGCCCCCAGCAAGCCCGCGGACGCCGCCCAGTACCTGCAGCAGCAGGCCAAGCTGCGGCTCAGCGCCCTGGCGGCCGGCGGCCCCCACCTGCCGCAGATGTCCGGCTACAGCCTGGGGGTGTCCCAGCCCTCCGGCTTCAAGCACCCCTTCGCCATCGAGAACATCATCGCCCGCGAGTACAAGATGCCGGGCGGACTGGCCTTCTCCGCCATGCAGCCCATGCCGGCCGCCTACCCGCTCCCCAACCAGTTGACTACGGTGGGCAGCTCCATTGGCACCGGCTGGCCCCACATGTACAGCCCCGGTATGATCGACACGGCCACCCCCATCTCCATGGCCAGCAGCGATTACAGCGCCTACGGGGTGCCCCTCAAGCCCCTGTGCCACGGGGGCCAGAATTTGCCAGCCATCCCTGTGCCCATCAAGCCCACCCCGGCGGCGGTGCCGGCTCTGCCGGCCCTGCCAGCGCCCATCCCCACCCTCCTCTCGAACTCGCCCCCGTCGCTCAGCCCGACCTCTTCCCAGACAGCCACCAGCCAAAGCAGCCCAGCGACGCCCAGCGAGACCCTGACCAGCCCCGCCTCGGCCCTGCACTCGGTTGCGGTGCACTGA